In Burkholderia sp. WP9, a genomic segment contains:
- a CDS encoding ribonucleotide-diphosphate reductase subunit beta, producing the protein MLNWDDEITAVTPSSATQQNVLRNAAGSAVGSQVGTRSAPHAPSAQDVFANDIAVAPVAHAATGTAAVSEARVNVADKRIINGQTDVNQLVPFKYKWAWEKYLAGCANHWMPQEVNMSRDIALWKDPNGLTEDERRIVKRNLGFFVTADSLAANNIVLGTYRHITAPECRQFLLRQAFEEAIHTHAYQYIVESLGLDEGEIFNAYHEVSSIRAKDEFLIPYIHVLTDPAFKTGTLEADQTLLRSLIVFACVMEGLFFYVGFTQILALGRQNKMTGAAEQYQYILRDESMHCNFGIDLINQIKLENPQLWTAEFRAEIREIFQQAVELEYRYAEDTMPRGVLGLNASMFKSYLRFICNRRCQQIGLDPLYPNEENPFPWMSEMIDLKKERNFFETRVIEYQTGGALTWE; encoded by the coding sequence ATGCTCAACTGGGATGACGAGATCACTGCCGTAACTCCCTCGAGCGCTACGCAACAGAATGTGTTGCGCAACGCTGCGGGATCGGCTGTCGGTTCGCAAGTCGGAACGCGTTCCGCTCCTCATGCTCCCTCGGCTCAAGACGTATTCGCGAACGACATTGCTGTCGCTCCCGTCGCTCATGCTGCTACCGGAACGGCTGCCGTTTCGGAAGCGCGAGTCAACGTCGCCGACAAGCGCATCATCAACGGCCAGACCGACGTCAATCAGTTGGTGCCGTTCAAATACAAGTGGGCTTGGGAAAAGTATCTGGCTGGTTGTGCCAACCACTGGATGCCGCAAGAAGTGAACATGTCGCGCGACATCGCCCTCTGGAAAGACCCGAACGGTCTGACCGAAGACGAGCGCCGCATCGTCAAGCGCAACCTGGGCTTCTTCGTGACGGCCGATTCCCTCGCCGCCAACAATATCGTGCTGGGCACCTACCGCCACATCACGGCGCCCGAATGCCGCCAGTTCCTGCTGCGCCAGGCGTTCGAAGAGGCGATCCACACGCACGCCTACCAGTACATCGTCGAATCGCTGGGCCTCGACGAAGGCGAAATCTTCAACGCGTATCACGAGGTCTCCTCGATCCGCGCGAAAGACGAATTCCTGATTCCGTACATCCACGTGCTGACCGATCCGGCCTTCAAGACCGGCACGCTCGAGGCAGACCAGACGCTGCTGCGCTCGCTGATCGTGTTCGCCTGTGTGATGGAAGGCCTGTTCTTCTACGTCGGCTTTACCCAGATCCTGGCGCTGGGTCGCCAGAACAAGATGACCGGCGCGGCGGAACAGTACCAGTACATCCTGCGCGACGAGTCGATGCACTGCAACTTTGGCATCGACCTGATCAACCAGATCAAACTCGAAAACCCGCAACTCTGGACGGCTGAATTCCGCGCGGAAATCCGCGAGATCTTCCAGCAGGCAGTCGAACTCGAATATCGTTACGCAGAAGACACGATGCCGCGCGGGGTGCTCGGCCTCAATGCGTCGATGTTCAAGAGCTACCTGCGCTTCATCTGCAACCGCCGTTGCCAGCAGATCGGTCTCGATCCGCTGTACCCGAACGAGGAAAACCCGTTCCCGTGGATGAGCGAGATGATCGACCTGAAGAAGGAACGCAACTTCTTCGAGACGCGAGTGATCGAATATCAGACTGGCGGCGCGCTGACCTGGGAGTGA
- a CDS encoding histone H1-like repetitive region-containing protein — translation MATIKKAAAKKPAAKKAAPAKKAAPAKKVAVKKVAAKKAAPAKKVAAKKAAPAKKVAAKKVAVKKVAAKKVAAKKAPAKKAAPAKKAAVKKVAAKKAAPAKKAAAKKAAPAKKAAAKKAAPAKKAAAKKAAPAKKAAAKKAAPAKKAAAKKAAAPAKKAAPAKKAVAKKAAPAPAATSVSSAPAATVKTALNPAAAWPFPTGSRP, via the coding sequence ATGGCAACTATCAAGAAAGCGGCTGCTAAGAAGCCCGCAGCAAAGAAGGCTGCTCCGGCTAAGAAGGCCGCACCGGCAAAGAAAGTCGCAGTGAAGAAGGTTGCAGCGAAGAAGGCAGCACCGGCTAAGAAGGTTGCAGCGAAGAAAGCTGCGCCGGCCAAGAAGGTCGCCGCCAAGAAAGTCGCTGTGAAGAAGGTTGCGGCTAAGAAGGTTGCAGCGAAGAAGGCGCCGGCCAAGAAGGCAGCGCCGGCTAAGAAAGCCGCAGTGAAGAAGGTTGCAGCAAAGAAGGCAGCGCCGGCCAAGAAGGCTGCAGCGAAGAAGGCTGCACCGGCTAAAAAGGCTGCTGCCAAGAAGGCTGCGCCTGCGAAAAAGGCTGCTGCTAAAAAGGCTGCGCCCGCGAAAAAGGCTGCCGCTAAAAAGGCTGCGCCTGCCAAGAAGGCTGCCGCGAAGAAGGCCGCTGCTCCTGCCAAGAAGGCTGCCCCTGCGAAGAAGGCTGTCGCCAAGAAGGCGGCTCCTGCACCCGCTGCGACTTCTGTCTCGAGCGCACCGGCGGCGACGGTGAAGACCGCGCTGAACCCGGCAGCGGCATGGCCGTTCCCGACGGGCAGCCGTCCGTAA
- a CDS encoding glycine zipper 2TM domain-containing protein, whose protein sequence is MRTTSRLIVAALIAGSLAMSGCAYNSSSADVYTASQAQREETVRMGTVDSVRAVKISSNNGQPSGIGAIGGGALGAVAGSRIGGGTGAIVTGIIGGLAGAIAGNSIENGVAVHDGLEITVRLDNGDIRAITQSATGEIFRAGERVRLLSSGGVTRVTH, encoded by the coding sequence ATGAGAACAACGAGTCGCCTGATAGTGGCCGCCTTGATCGCCGGTTCGCTTGCCATGTCGGGCTGTGCGTATAACAGCAGTTCCGCGGACGTGTACACGGCGTCGCAGGCACAGCGGGAAGAAACGGTCCGCATGGGTACGGTCGACAGCGTGCGCGCGGTGAAGATCAGTTCGAACAACGGTCAGCCGAGCGGTATCGGCGCGATCGGCGGCGGCGCACTGGGTGCGGTGGCCGGCAGCAGGATCGGCGGTGGCACCGGCGCGATCGTCACGGGCATCATCGGCGGTCTCGCGGGCGCGATAGCCGGCAACTCGATCGAGAACGGCGTGGCTGTGCACGATGGCCTCGAGATCACCGTGCGGCTCGACAACGGCGACATCCGTGCCATTACGCAAAGCGCCACGGGCGAGATCTTCCGCGCCGGCGAGCGCGTGCGGCTGCTCTCCAGCGGTGGCGTCACGCGCGTCACCCACTAG
- a CDS encoding carbohydrate kinase family protein, producing the protein MATLICGSLAYDNIMTFEGRFREHILPEQVHILNVSFLVPTMRREFGGCAGNIAYSLHLLGGDARIMGTLGSVDAQLYMDRFKQLGLSTESVLVVPDTYSAQAMITTDLENNQITAFHPGAMMQSHLNRADQASGITLGIVAPDGYDGMIQHSEHLAAAGVPFIFDPGQGLPLFDGESLRRMIELATYVAVNDYEAKLVSNKTGWSMEEIAGKVEALIVTLGEQGAQIHHAGGVEDIPAVKARQVLDPTGCGDAFRGGLLYGIENKLGWASTGRLASLMGALKIEHQGPQNYAPSRAEINERFKQAFGYDLP; encoded by the coding sequence TTGGCTACGCTCATTTGCGGCTCGCTCGCCTACGACAACATCATGACTTTCGAAGGCCGCTTCCGGGAGCACATCCTGCCGGAGCAGGTCCACATCCTGAATGTGAGCTTTCTCGTGCCGACCATGCGCCGCGAGTTCGGCGGCTGTGCGGGCAACATCGCCTACTCGCTGCATCTGCTCGGCGGCGACGCGCGCATCATGGGCACGCTGGGCTCGGTCGACGCGCAACTCTATATGGACCGGTTCAAGCAACTCGGCCTGTCGACGGAAAGCGTGCTCGTGGTGCCGGACACCTATTCCGCCCAGGCGATGATCACCACGGATCTGGAAAACAATCAGATCACCGCGTTCCACCCCGGCGCGATGATGCAGTCGCATCTGAACCGGGCCGATCAGGCCAGCGGCATCACGCTCGGCATCGTCGCACCCGACGGCTACGACGGCATGATCCAGCATTCGGAGCATCTGGCGGCCGCGGGCGTGCCGTTCATCTTCGATCCGGGCCAAGGTTTGCCGCTCTTCGACGGCGAGTCGCTGCGGCGCATGATTGAACTCGCTACGTATGTAGCGGTCAATGACTACGAAGCCAAACTGGTCAGCAACAAAACGGGCTGGTCGATGGAAGAAATCGCCGGCAAGGTCGAGGCGCTGATCGTCACACTCGGCGAGCAAGGCGCGCAGATCCATCACGCGGGCGGCGTCGAAGACATTCCGGCGGTCAAGGCACGGCAAGTGCTCGATCCCACTGGCTGCGGCGACGCTTTCCGCGGCGGCCTGCTGTACGGCATCGAGAACAAGCTTGGCTGGGCCAGCACCGGCCGGCTCGCGAGCCTGATGGGTGCGCTGAAGATCGAACACCAGGGCCCGCAAAACTACGCGCCCAGCCGGGCGGAGATCAACGAGCGGTTCAAGCAGGCGTTCGGATACGACCTGCCGTAA
- the tpx gene encoding thiol peroxidase, translating to MSQVTLGGNPIEVAGTFPSVGQAAPAFSLVGKDLKPVSLADFAGKRKVLNIVPSLDTPTCATSTRKFNEAAAKLTNTSVIVVSGDLPFAASRFCTTEGIENVVTASTFRGHEFAQAYGVDVTSGPLTGLTARAVVVIDENDKVVHAELVGEIKNEPNYDAALAALK from the coding sequence ATGAGTCAAGTCACGCTGGGTGGCAACCCGATTGAAGTAGCCGGCACGTTCCCGTCGGTCGGCCAGGCCGCTCCTGCTTTCTCGCTGGTCGGCAAGGATCTGAAGCCGGTGTCGCTGGCCGATTTCGCCGGCAAGCGCAAAGTGCTGAACATCGTCCCGAGCCTCGACACGCCGACCTGCGCCACGTCGACCCGCAAGTTCAACGAAGCCGCCGCCAAGCTGACCAACACGTCGGTGATCGTCGTGTCGGGCGATCTGCCGTTCGCCGCATCGCGCTTCTGCACGACCGAAGGCATCGAGAACGTCGTCACGGCATCCACGTTCCGTGGCCATGAGTTCGCGCAAGCCTACGGCGTCGATGTGACGAGCGGCCCGCTGACCGGCCTGACGGCTCGCGCCGTGGTGGTGATCGACGAGAACGACAAGGTCGTTCACGCTGAACTGGTCGGCGAAATCAAGAACGAACCGAACTACGACGCAGCACTCGCCGCGCTGAAGTAA
- a CDS encoding zinc-ribbon and DUF3426 domain-containing protein, whose amino-acid sequence MLLATRCPFCETVFRLQTEQLALRRGLVRCGHCHEVFDASSSLFDITEGGDFSSAKPVAAAAAIEALSGVRPKGPDFSAEAWDPWAPAPDAAIDNRLRHNAGNVPLSPVSTDAGVAVTPRHAAEPELPAGAFTAPIPPDHEPILADAPLDPFAYDVDPPVEEAPRVWHKTERASDAPLEEPVLDESATLHGIPDNEPRFGAAGVGAAGVGAAGAGAASFGGAGAAATAGPVPASGEPFSVQPVNDGAEPFPVVRETRPAEPRRTGWIIVGSVVAGLLIIALLAQLAWWQRETVMVYLPRSQTLYAKACATLGCLVTPPHDIDGLQVEPSDLRQIDGPHKLELKMPLRNRFNIALAYPAIELTLLDDQNNVAVRRVLWPQDYVPPGTAIAAGLPAHTTQTMIVHLDTGNAVASNFRVQIFYP is encoded by the coding sequence ATGCTCCTGGCGACGCGTTGCCCCTTCTGTGAAACCGTCTTCCGCCTGCAAACGGAACAGCTCGCGCTACGCCGCGGGCTAGTCCGCTGCGGGCATTGCCACGAAGTATTCGACGCGTCGAGCAGCCTGTTCGACATCACAGAAGGCGGTGATTTCTCCTCCGCCAAACCGGTCGCCGCTGCCGCGGCGATCGAAGCACTGTCGGGCGTGCGTCCGAAAGGCCCAGACTTCAGCGCCGAAGCCTGGGATCCGTGGGCGCCGGCACCCGACGCCGCCATCGACAATCGTCTGCGGCACAATGCCGGCAATGTGCCGCTCTCGCCGGTCTCCACCGACGCAGGCGTCGCGGTCACGCCGCGCCACGCCGCGGAGCCCGAACTGCCGGCCGGCGCATTCACCGCGCCCATTCCACCCGACCACGAACCGATTCTGGCGGACGCGCCGCTCGACCCGTTCGCGTATGACGTCGATCCGCCCGTCGAAGAAGCGCCGCGCGTCTGGCATAAGACCGAGCGCGCGTCTGACGCGCCGCTCGAAGAGCCGGTCCTGGATGAATCGGCCACTTTGCATGGCATCCCTGACAATGAGCCGCGCTTCGGCGCGGCCGGCGTAGGTGCAGCCGGTGTAGGTGCGGCCGGCGCAGGCGCAGCGAGCTTCGGTGGTGCCGGCGCGGCCGCTACCGCCGGCCCGGTTCCGGCAAGCGGCGAGCCCTTCTCCGTCCAGCCGGTCAACGACGGCGCCGAGCCCTTCCCCGTCGTGCGTGAAACGCGCCCGGCCGAGCCGCGGCGCACGGGCTGGATCATCGTCGGTTCGGTGGTGGCGGGACTGTTGATCATTGCGCTGCTCGCGCAGCTCGCCTGGTGGCAGCGCGAAACGGTGATGGTGTACTTGCCGCGCTCCCAGACGCTCTATGCGAAGGCCTGCGCGACGCTCGGCTGCCTCGTCACGCCACCGCACGACATCGACGGCTTGCAGGTCGAACCTTCCGATCTGCGGCAGATCGACGGCCCGCACAAGCTCGAACTGAAGATGCCGCTGCGCAACCGCTTCAACATTGCGCTCGCCTATCCGGCCATCGAGCTCACCCTTTTGGACGACCAGAACAATGTCGCGGTACGCCGCGTGCTGTGGCCGCAAGACTATGTACCGCCCGGCACGGCGATCGCGGCCGGCCTGCCCGCCCACACGACTCAGACCATGATCGTGCATCTCGACACGGGCAATGCGGTCGCTTCCAATTTCCGCGTACAGATTTTTTATCCGTAA
- the prmA gene encoding 50S ribosomal protein L11 methyltransferase, with amino-acid sequence MSYRELIAELAREHAEEFSDALLELGALSVSVEDADADTPDEQPLFGEPGLTPDRTAWQRSRVIALLAPEHEPAVLLTAAANEIGLETAPSFTVREVEDQDWVRLTQSQFDPIKIGERIWVVPSWHDAPDPEALVLELDPGLAFGTGSHPTTRLCMEWLEQSVKPGQSLLDYGCGSGILAILAKKCGADPVYGIDIDPQAVESARHNSERNRAEVTYGLPDECPTGEFDIVVANILSNPLKLMASMLSSKVKPGGRIALSGILARQADEVAQVYARWIDISVWREHEGWVCLSGTRRESH; translated from the coding sequence ATGAGCTACCGGGAACTGATCGCCGAGTTGGCACGCGAGCACGCGGAGGAATTCTCCGACGCGCTGCTCGAGTTGGGCGCGCTGTCCGTATCGGTCGAAGATGCGGACGCCGACACGCCCGACGAGCAGCCGCTGTTCGGCGAGCCCGGTCTCACGCCGGATCGCACGGCGTGGCAGCGTTCGCGCGTGATCGCACTGCTCGCGCCGGAACACGAGCCGGCAGTGCTGCTGACCGCAGCGGCCAATGAAATCGGCCTGGAGACTGCGCCGTCATTCACCGTGCGTGAAGTCGAGGATCAGGATTGGGTGCGGCTCACGCAGTCGCAGTTCGATCCGATCAAGATCGGCGAACGTATCTGGGTCGTGCCGTCGTGGCACGACGCACCGGACCCTGAAGCACTCGTGCTGGAGCTCGATCCTGGCCTCGCGTTCGGCACCGGCAGCCATCCCACCACGCGGCTTTGCATGGAATGGCTGGAGCAATCGGTGAAGCCCGGGCAGTCATTGCTCGACTACGGCTGCGGCTCCGGCATCCTTGCGATTCTGGCGAAGAAGTGTGGCGCCGATCCGGTGTACGGCATCGACATCGACCCGCAAGCGGTCGAGTCGGCGCGTCACAACAGCGAGCGTAACCGCGCGGAAGTCACGTACGGTTTGCCCGACGAATGTCCCACTGGCGAGTTCGATATCGTGGTGGCCAACATTCTCTCCAACCCACTCAAGCTGATGGCGTCGATGCTCTCGTCGAAGGTCAAGCCGGGCGGCCGGATCGCGCTGTCCGGCATTCTGGCTCGGCAAGCGGACGAAGTCGCGCAGGTCTACGCACGATGGATCGATATCAGCGTATGGCGCGAACACGAAGGTTGGGTATGTCTGTCGGGAACGCGCCGCGAAAGCCATTAG
- the accC gene encoding acetyl-CoA carboxylase biotin carboxylase subunit: MFEKILIANRGEIALRIQRACRELGVKTVVVYSEADKEAKYVKLADEAVCIGPAPSNLSYLNMPALISAAEVTDAEAIHPGYGFLSENADFAERVEQSGFTFIGPRPETIRMMGDKVTAKQTMIKTGVPCVPGSEGALPEDPKEIVKIARQVGYPVIIKAAGGGGGRGMRVVHTEAALVNAVNMTREEAGRAFGNPQVYMEKFLENPRHIEIQVLADSFKNAVWLGERDCSMQRRHQKVIEEAPAPGIARRLIDRIGDRCADACKKMGYLGAGTFEFLYENGEFYFIEMNTRVQVEHPVTELITGVDIVQEQIRIAAGEKLAFRQRDIVFKGHAIECRINAEDPFKFTPSPGRLTSWHMPGGPGIRVDSHAYNGYFVPPNYDSMIGKLIAYGATREQAIKRMRIALSEMVVEGIQTNIPLHRELMLDAKFVEGGTSIHYLENRLAAKQQAAPEEA, translated from the coding sequence ATGTTTGAAAAAATCCTCATTGCCAATCGTGGCGAGATCGCGCTTCGTATCCAGCGCGCCTGCCGCGAGCTTGGCGTCAAGACAGTCGTCGTCTATTCGGAAGCCGACAAGGAAGCCAAGTACGTGAAGCTCGCCGACGAGGCGGTCTGTATCGGCCCGGCGCCTTCCAACCTGAGCTATCTGAATATGCCCGCGCTGATCAGCGCGGCGGAAGTCACCGACGCCGAAGCGATCCACCCCGGCTACGGCTTCCTCTCGGAAAACGCCGACTTCGCCGAGCGCGTCGAGCAGTCCGGCTTCACCTTCATCGGCCCGCGCCCGGAAACGATCCGGATGATGGGCGACAAGGTCACGGCCAAGCAGACCATGATCAAGACCGGCGTGCCGTGCGTGCCGGGTTCGGAAGGCGCGTTGCCGGAAGATCCGAAAGAGATCGTGAAGATCGCCCGCCAGGTCGGCTACCCGGTCATCATCAAGGCCGCCGGCGGCGGCGGCGGCCGCGGCATGCGCGTGGTTCACACGGAAGCGGCGCTGGTCAACGCGGTCAACATGACGCGCGAAGAAGCCGGCCGTGCGTTCGGCAACCCGCAGGTCTACATGGAGAAATTCCTGGAGAACCCGCGGCACATCGAAATCCAGGTGCTGGCCGATTCGTTCAAGAATGCTGTCTGGCTGGGCGAGCGCGATTGCTCGATGCAGCGCCGTCACCAGAAAGTGATCGAAGAAGCGCCGGCGCCGGGTATCGCGCGCCGTCTGATCGATCGCATCGGCGATCGTTGCGCGGACGCCTGCAAGAAGATGGGCTATCTTGGCGCGGGTACCTTCGAGTTCCTGTACGAAAACGGCGAGTTCTACTTCATTGAAATGAACACGCGCGTGCAGGTCGAGCATCCCGTGACCGAGCTGATCACGGGCGTCGACATCGTGCAGGAACAGATCCGCATTGCGGCCGGCGAAAAGCTCGCCTTCCGTCAGCGCGACATCGTGTTCAAGGGTCACGCGATCGAATGCCGGATCAACGCGGAAGATCCGTTCAAGTTCACTCCGTCGCCGGGACGTTTGACGTCGTGGCACATGCCGGGCGGCCCCGGCATCCGCGTTGACTCGCACGCCTACAATGGCTACTTCGTACCGCCGAACTATGATTCGATGATCGGCAAGCTGATCGCTTACGGCGCCACGCGCGAACAGGCGATCAAACGCATGCGCATCGCGCTGTCGGAAATGGTGGTGGAAGGCATTCAAACCAACATCCCGTTGCACCGCGAGCTGATGCTGGACGCGAAGTTCGTCGAAGGCGGCACCAGCATTCACTACCTCGAAAACCGGTTGGCCGCGAAGCAGCAGGCCGCGCCGGAAGAAGCGTAA
- the accB gene encoding acetyl-CoA carboxylase biotin carboxyl carrier protein — translation MDLRKLKTLIDLVSESGISELEVTEGEGKVRIVKNAPPVYVQPSASYAPQYAQPAPAIGGEAPAAAAAAPATPAAAAPQGHVVTSPMVGTFYRAPSPGADPFVQVGDTVKEGQTICIIEAMKLLNEIESDKSGVVKEILVENGQAVEYGQPLFVVG, via the coding sequence ATGGATCTACGTAAACTGAAAACTCTGATCGACCTCGTCTCGGAGTCCGGTATTTCCGAACTCGAAGTGACCGAGGGCGAAGGCAAGGTTCGCATCGTCAAGAATGCGCCGCCGGTTTACGTGCAACCGTCCGCCTCGTATGCGCCGCAATACGCGCAACCAGCGCCGGCCATCGGCGGCGAAGCGCCGGCCGCTGCCGCAGCTGCGCCGGCCACGCCGGCCGCCGCCGCGCCGCAAGGCCACGTGGTGACCTCGCCGATGGTCGGCACGTTCTACCGCGCGCCGTCGCCGGGCGCGGACCCGTTCGTCCAGGTGGGCGACACGGTCAAGGAAGGCCAGACGATCTGCATCATCGAAGCGATGAAGCTGCTCAACGAAATCGAGTCGGACAAGTCCGGCGTGGTGAAGGAAATCCTCGTCGAAAACGGCCAGGCGGTCGAGTACGGCCAACCGCTGTTCGTGGTCGGCTGA
- the aroQ gene encoding type II 3-dehydroquinate dehydratase → MTRLLVLHGPNLNLLGTREPEVYGRVTLPQIDQALADRAADAGVELASFQSNHEGALVDRIQSARTEQTDFILINPAAYTHTSVAIRDALAGVGIPFVEIHLSNVHRREPFRHHSYFSDQAEGVICGLGWKGYLYALEFALDRLAAGSSRG, encoded by the coding sequence ATGACGCGACTGCTGGTACTGCACGGACCCAACCTCAACCTTCTCGGCACCCGGGAACCCGAGGTCTACGGTCGCGTGACCTTGCCGCAGATCGATCAGGCGCTGGCGGACCGCGCAGCGGACGCAGGCGTCGAACTCGCGTCGTTCCAGAGCAACCATGAAGGCGCTCTGGTGGACCGCATCCAATCCGCCCGGACTGAACAGACCGATTTCATATTGATCAATCCCGCCGCGTACACGCACACGAGCGTGGCGATTCGGGACGCACTGGCGGGGGTCGGCATCCCGTTCGTCGAGATTCATCTGTCGAACGTGCATCGTCGCGAACCGTTCCGGCATCACTCGTATTTTTCCGACCAGGCGGAGGGCGTCATTTGCGGCCTCGGCTGGAAGGGTTATCTGTACGCGCTCGAATTCGCGCTCGACCGGCTCGCCGCCGGCTCGTCGCGCGGCTGA
- a CDS encoding TlpA disulfide reductase family protein, which translates to MNTRRILAGALVAIVAAGGGVLASHWLNGGNTEVAPNAQPASGESAVAQLWSAPVTTVDGKPQTLSSLKGHPIVVNFWASWCGPCVEEMPALSQLQRDYAGKGIQFVGLGVDSDKNVQAFLQKVKVAYPVYVTGFGGADLARAFGNTAGGLPFTVVIDAKGEIRSTKLGQIDPQALKKTLDAL; encoded by the coding sequence ATGAACACGAGACGGATTCTGGCGGGCGCGCTTGTCGCGATCGTCGCCGCGGGCGGCGGTGTGCTGGCGAGCCACTGGCTGAACGGCGGCAACACCGAAGTCGCGCCCAATGCACAGCCGGCTTCCGGCGAAAGCGCTGTCGCCCAACTGTGGAGCGCTCCGGTGACCACCGTGGACGGCAAGCCGCAAACCTTAAGTTCGCTTAAAGGACACCCAATCGTCGTCAACTTCTGGGCCTCGTGGTGCGGGCCTTGCGTCGAAGAAATGCCGGCGTTGTCCCAGCTTCAACGCGACTACGCAGGAAAAGGCATTCAGTTCGTCGGACTTGGCGTCGATTCGGACAAAAACGTTCAGGCGTTCCTGCAGAAAGTGAAAGTGGCCTACCCGGTGTATGTCACGGGCTTCGGCGGGGCCGACCTCGCGCGGGCATTCGGTAATACGGCGGGCGGCCTGCCCTTTACCGTCGTAATCGACGCAAAAGGTGAGATTCGCTCGACAAAATTAGGACAAATCGATCCGCAAGCGCTGAAAAAGACCCTCGACGCGCTTTAA
- a CDS encoding UDP-N-acetylmuramate--alanine ligase has product MVRKSHFDPQRVREEIAIAAARMIAEDGLDYATAKRKAARQVVGESRVAGEWLPDNDQIEEEIREYQSLFQGDSQPALLRRLRRIAVDWMERLAPFNPYLTGAVLGGTAGEHSDIHLQVFCDNPKEVAIYFLNANIQYDVSETRHFAGRGYVETLSFLWRPTNEGREAEPVGVHVALYETDDLRGAVRADARGRTARANLQAVQTLLDGSDVAPSTN; this is encoded by the coding sequence ATGGTTCGCAAATCACATTTCGATCCGCAGCGCGTGCGCGAGGAAATCGCCATCGCGGCTGCGCGCATGATCGCCGAAGACGGTCTGGACTACGCCACGGCGAAGCGCAAAGCGGCCCGGCAAGTGGTCGGCGAGAGCCGTGTTGCCGGCGAGTGGCTGCCGGATAACGACCAGATTGAAGAAGAAATCCGGGAATATCAGTCGCTGTTCCAGGGCGACAGCCAGCCTGCTCTATTGCGGCGCCTGCGCCGTATCGCGGTCGACTGGATGGAGCGGCTCGCGCCGTTCAACCCCTATCTGACCGGCGCGGTGCTCGGCGGCACAGCCGGCGAACACTCGGACATTCACCTGCAGGTTTTCTGCGACAACCCGAAAGAAGTCGCGATCTACTTCCTGAACGCGAACATCCAGTACGACGTTTCGGAAACGCGGCATTTCGCCGGCCGCGGCTATGTCGAGACGCTCAGCTTCCTGTGGCGCCCCACCAATGAAGGGCGTGAGGCGGAACCGGTCGGCGTGCACGTCGCGCTCTACGAAACGGACGACCTGCGCGGCGCGGTACGGGCCGACGCGCGCGGCCGTACCGCGCGCGCGAATCTGCAAGCCGTACAGACGCTGCTCGACGGCAGCGACGTCGCCCCATCAACTAACTAG